A single Drosophila miranda strain MSH22 chromosome XR, D.miranda_PacBio2.1, whole genome shotgun sequence DNA region contains:
- the LOC108151186 gene encoding proteasomal ubiquitin receptor ADRM1 homolog — MKNLIEYKAGLMVLRARMFEPDSRKGLLYLCLMETEIHICWKDRRTDRVELDILAVPGVPRFQRVSQVNTGRVYVLRFEGARQRHFFWMQEAFPERDDDFCRRFNELIVASKEPEPPKIELLDPDHPRGGGGSDVPAPPPPGKLGALATSVLGFLGKVGNSLLELVKNALVPEGQAPESFLDPDLRQPESLATAMRRQMSSSLELMDFSPESLHRLMACLPMDSDREVIESQAAATAVPAAVADTLKMGLVADHVRSAQFYEALLEFESAFQRCQLVGSLEALSLGPAALRAALDGDFEGFLWILNEPGAFIEEQEDAN; from the coding sequence ATGAAGAATCTGATTGAATACAAGGCCGGTCTGATGGTCCTCCGAGCCCGAATGTTCGAGCCGGACAGCCGCAAGGGTCTGCTCTACTTGTGCCTCATGGAGACTGAGATCCACATCTGCTGGAAGGATCGCCGGACGGACCGAGTCGAGCTGGACATTCTGGCCGTGCCGGGTGTGCCGCGCTTCCAGCGCGTCAGCCAGGTCAACACGGGGCGTGTGTATGTCCTGAGGTTCGAGGGCGCCAGGCAGCGCCACTTCTTTTGGATGCAGGAAGCGTTTCCCGAACGCGACGACGACTTCTGTCGGCGCTTCAACGAGCTGATTGTGGCTTCCAAGGAACCGGAGCCTCCGAAGATCGAACTCCTTGATCCTGACCATCCTcgcggcggtggcggcagtGATGTCCCTGCTCCTCCGCCACCTGGCAAGCTCGGCGCTCTGGCGACGAGTGTCTTGGGGTTTCTGGGCAAAGTGGGCAACAGCCTGCTCGAGCTGGTCAAAAATGCTTTGGTCCCCGAGGGGCAGGCGCCCGAGTCCTTCTTGGATCCCGATTTGCGACAGCCTGAAAGTCTGGCCACCGCGATGCGCCGCCAAATGAGCAGCTCCCTTGAACTGATGGACTTTTCGCCGGAGAGCCTGCACCGCCTGATGGCCTGCCTGCCAATGGACTCCGACCGCGAAGTGATCGAGAGCCAGGCCGCGGCCACGGCTGTCCCCGCGGCAGTGGCGGACACCCTGAAGATGGGCCTGGTGGCCGACCATGTGCGCTCGGCGCAGTTCTACGAGGCCCTCTTGGAGTTTGAATCCGCCTTTCAGCGGTGCCAGCTCGTCGGAAGCCTCGAGGCGCTGTCCCTGGGGCCCGCGGCCCTGAGAGCGGCTCTCGACGGCGACTTCGAGGGATTCCTGTGGATCCTCAATGAGCCTGGCGCGTTCATAGAAGAGCAGGAGGATGCCAATTGA